One genomic window of Desulfuromonas sp. AOP6 includes the following:
- a CDS encoding thiazole synthase — translation MDQLIIAGRAFNSRLLVGTGKFASNDAMVDAMENSGCEIVTVALRRVDIDNPQDSMLRRINRDRYLLLPNTSGARDADEAVRLARLARAAGCEPWVKLEVTPDPYYLLPDPIETLKAAEILVKEGFIVLPYINADPVLAKHLQEVGTATVMPLGAPIGTNKGLRTRDHIAIIIEQAIVPVVVDAGLGAPSHAAEAMEMGADAVLVNTAFAVSGNPGAMGAAFKKGVEAGREAFLAGLGEQRQQAEASSPLTGFLGN, via the coding sequence ATGGACCAACTTATTATTGCAGGACGCGCCTTCAACTCCCGGCTGCTGGTCGGCACCGGTAAATTCGCCTCCAATGACGCCATGGTGGACGCCATGGAGAATTCCGGCTGCGAAATCGTCACCGTCGCCCTGCGCCGGGTCGATATCGACAATCCCCAGGACAGTATGCTGCGCCGCATCAACCGCGACAGATATCTGCTACTGCCCAACACCAGCGGCGCCCGCGACGCCGATGAAGCGGTGCGTCTGGCCCGCCTGGCCCGCGCCGCCGGTTGCGAACCCTGGGTCAAGCTTGAGGTGACCCCCGATCCCTACTACCTGCTGCCCGACCCCATCGAAACTCTCAAAGCGGCGGAAATCCTGGTCAAGGAAGGCTTCATCGTGCTGCCCTACATCAACGCCGATCCGGTGCTGGCTAAGCACTTGCAGGAAGTGGGCACCGCCACGGTCATGCCCTTGGGCGCCCCCATCGGCACCAACAAGGGACTGCGCACCCGCGACCACATCGCCATCATCATCGAGCAGGCCATCGTGCCCGTGGTGGTCGACGCCGGCCTCGGCGCCCCCTCCCACGCCGCCGAAGCCATGGAGATGGGCGCGGACGCCGTCCTGGTCAACACGGCCTTCGCCGTCAGCGGTAATCCCGGGGCCATGGGCGCCGCCTTCAAAAAAGGGGTGGAAGCCGGCCGCGAAGCGTTTCTGGCCGGACTGGGAGAACAGCGCCAACAGGCGGAGGCTTCCAGCCCGCTGACGGGCTTTCTGGGGAATTGA
- the thiS gene encoding sulfur carrier protein ThiS yields MTILLNGRQKNLETALTVAELIEQLQLADDRVAVELNRAIVPREAFASTRLQDGDQIEIVHFVGGG; encoded by the coding sequence ATGACGATTCTACTCAATGGACGGCAAAAAAACCTGGAAACCGCGTTGACGGTGGCCGAACTTATCGAACAGCTGCAGCTGGCTGACGACCGGGTCGCCGTGGAACTCAACCGGGCCATAGTGCCACGGGAGGCCTTTGCCAGCACCCGCCTGCAGGATGGCGACCAGATCGAGATCGTTCATTTTGTCGGCGGCGGCTGA
- the thiF gene encoding sulfur carrier protein ThiS adenylyltransferase ThiF, with amino-acid sequence MTIYLNENPLEAGEGITLYQLRDRYKPAADVLIVNGFALSSDRPLAEGDRVVLIRRGEQPSPEELETLLYARHTPGVQAKLKQGTVGIAGAGGLGSAVAVALARSGVGCLILADFDVVEPSNLNRQQFFVDQIGMPKVEALRDNLRRINPGVDIRVFNGRLTPANIGELFAGVDVLVEAFDAPDQKAMLVQTFLQATPRSPIVAASGVAGAGPSNTIITRRAASRLYLVGDGDSEARPGQGLMAPRVGIAAHHQANAVLRLLLGKAPEQ; translated from the coding sequence ATGACCATTTATCTTAACGAAAATCCGCTCGAAGCCGGCGAAGGGATTACCCTTTACCAGCTACGGGATCGCTACAAGCCCGCCGCCGACGTCCTCATCGTCAACGGCTTTGCCTTGTCCAGCGACCGCCCCCTGGCCGAAGGAGACCGCGTCGTTCTCATCCGCCGGGGCGAACAGCCTTCGCCGGAAGAGCTCGAAACCCTGCTGTACGCCCGGCACACGCCCGGCGTCCAGGCCAAACTCAAGCAGGGCACGGTCGGCATCGCCGGTGCCGGTGGTCTCGGTTCCGCCGTTGCTGTCGCTCTCGCCCGCTCTGGCGTCGGCTGCCTCATACTGGCCGACTTCGACGTCGTCGAGCCCTCCAACCTCAACCGCCAGCAGTTCTTCGTCGACCAGATCGGGATGCCCAAGGTCGAGGCCCTGCGAGACAACCTGCGCCGTATCAACCCCGGCGTCGACATCCGCGTCTTTAACGGCCGCCTCACCCCTGCCAACATCGGTGAGTTATTTGCCGGCGTCGACGTACTGGTTGAAGCCTTCGATGCCCCTGACCAGAAGGCCATGCTCGTCCAGACCTTTCTGCAGGCGACCCCGAGGTCCCCTATCGTCGCGGCGTCCGGCGTGGCCGGAGCCGGGCCGTCCAACACCATCATTACCCGCCGGGCCGCCAGCCGTCTCTATCTGGTCGGTGACGGCGACAGCGAGGCCCGACCGGGCCAGGGTCTCATGGCGCCCCGCGTCGGCATCGCCGCGCACCACCAGGCCAACGCCGTGCTTCGCCTCCTTCTCGGTAAAGCTCCGGAGCAATAA
- the glpK gene encoding glycerol kinase GlpK: MSRYILAIDQGTTGTTALLIERDLRITAKVTVDFPQHFPRPGWVEHDGEEIWFSVIQAIRRVLDGTGANPHEIAAIGLTNQRETTLLWDRGTSRPCAPAIVWQCRRSADICDELKERGAEPLVRQKTGLVLDPYFSATKITWLLRHQPELRRRAEAGDLAFGTIDTFLVWRLTGGRSHVSDVSNASRTLLMELRRLDWDKELLDLFEVPAAILPDIVPSSAVYGQTRGLDILPDGIPVAGMAGDQQAALFGQACFEAGEAKCTYGTGAFLLQNTGEAPVESAHGLLTTVAWQLDGRTSYALEGSAFIAGAAVQWLRDGLGLFPASADIEHLAASVPDSGGVVFVPALTGLGAPHWKSGARGLISGITRGTTGAHLARATLEGMALQILDLVTAMAEDRGAPLRHLKVDGGAAQNNLLMQLQSDLLQLPVVRPQTVETTALGASMLAGLAVGFWENLDELRESWQEERRFGPEMDEKRRQALIRGWRQAVEKA; the protein is encoded by the coding sequence ATGTCCAGATACATCCTCGCTATCGACCAGGGTACTACAGGAACCACGGCTCTGCTCATCGAACGGGACCTGCGCATCACCGCCAAGGTCACGGTGGACTTCCCCCAGCATTTTCCCAGACCCGGCTGGGTCGAGCACGACGGTGAAGAGATATGGTTCTCGGTGATCCAGGCCATCCGTCGCGTTCTCGACGGCACCGGCGCCAATCCCCATGAAATAGCCGCCATCGGCCTGACCAACCAGCGTGAGACAACCCTGCTGTGGGATCGCGGCACGAGCCGGCCCTGCGCCCCCGCCATTGTCTGGCAATGTCGCCGCAGCGCCGATATCTGCGACGAGCTCAAAGAGCGGGGCGCCGAACCGCTGGTTCGCCAAAAAACCGGTCTGGTGCTCGACCCCTATTTCTCCGCCACCAAAATCACCTGGCTGCTGCGCCACCAGCCGGAGCTGCGTCGGCGGGCTGAGGCCGGTGACCTGGCCTTCGGCACCATCGACACCTTCCTGGTCTGGCGCCTCACCGGCGGCCGCAGTCACGTCTCCGACGTTTCCAACGCCTCCCGCACCCTGCTCATGGAGCTGCGTCGCCTGGACTGGGACAAGGAACTCCTCGACCTCTTCGAGGTTCCGGCGGCCATCCTCCCTGACATCGTCCCCTCCTCGGCCGTGTACGGCCAGACCCGCGGGCTTGACATTCTCCCCGACGGCATACCGGTGGCCGGTATGGCCGGCGACCAGCAGGCGGCCCTCTTCGGGCAGGCCTGCTTTGAGGCCGGCGAGGCCAAATGTACCTACGGCACCGGCGCCTTTCTGCTGCAGAACACGGGAGAAGCGCCGGTGGAGAGCGCACACGGCCTGCTGACGACGGTCGCCTGGCAGCTCGACGGCCGCACCAGCTACGCCCTGGAAGGGAGTGCCTTCATCGCCGGCGCGGCGGTGCAATGGCTGCGCGACGGTCTCGGACTCTTTCCCGCCTCGGCCGATATCGAACATCTGGCCGCCTCCGTCCCGGACAGCGGCGGCGTCGTCTTTGTCCCCGCCCTTACCGGACTGGGAGCTCCCCACTGGAAGAGCGGCGCCCGCGGCCTGATCAGCGGCATCACCCGCGGCACGACGGGCGCCCACCTGGCCCGGGCGACCCTGGAAGGAATGGCGCTGCAGATCCTCGACCTTGTGACCGCCATGGCCGAAGATCGGGGCGCCCCGCTACGGCACCTCAAAGTGGACGGCGGCGCCGCCCAGAACAACCTGCTCATGCAGCTGCAGTCCGATCTGTTGCAACTGCCGGTCGTCCGGCCACAGACGGTGGAAACCACGGCCCTGGGCGCGTCCATGCTGGCGGGTCTGGCCGTGGGGTTCTGGGAAAATCTGGATGAACTACGAGAGAGCTGGCAGGAAGAAAGGCGCTTTGGGCCGGAGATGGACGAAAAGCGCCGGCAAGCATTGATCCGGGGTTGGCGGCAGGCCGTGGAAAAAGCCTGA
- a CDS encoding diguanylate cyclase: MNSSILIVDDSPTLRQEIIHILRKTSLFKFYYEAGDGIEGFKVALNKPVDIILCDLEMPGMDGFKFLSMMGTRDELQDIPVIMLTGREGQETKVQALEQGASDYVTKPFDPAELIARVKVQVKIKSLQDSLKKSNEMLLRLSNTDPLTQLYNRRFLTDALEREMNRSTRNNSPVTLVMLDIDHFKKVNDTYGHQRGDLILKVVADLLMSKMREYDLAARFGGEEFALVLPETTLKQGVEAAERLRLACSELLFPDELSELELTISLGVAAFPHPDIHTLDDLIREADYALYRAKRTGRNRVSVHGDCPSPQADVASV, encoded by the coding sequence ATGAACTCATCGATCCTTATCGTGGATGACTCCCCTACCCTCCGCCAGGAAATAATCCACATACTACGCAAAACTTCCCTGTTCAAGTTCTATTATGAGGCGGGAGACGGCATCGAAGGGTTCAAGGTTGCCCTGAACAAGCCCGTCGATATCATTCTCTGCGATCTGGAGATGCCGGGCATGGACGGGTTCAAATTCCTGTCCATGATGGGCACCCGCGACGAACTGCAGGACATTCCCGTTATCATGCTCACCGGCCGCGAAGGCCAGGAGACCAAGGTGCAGGCTCTGGAGCAGGGGGCCAGCGACTATGTCACCAAGCCCTTTGACCCCGCCGAACTTATTGCCCGCGTCAAGGTTCAGGTCAAGATCAAGTCTCTCCAGGACAGTTTGAAGAAGAGCAATGAGATGCTCCTCAGGCTTTCCAATACCGATCCGCTGACCCAGCTCTACAACCGCCGCTTTCTCACCGACGCCCTGGAGCGGGAAATGAATCGCAGTACCCGCAACAACAGCCCCGTGACCCTGGTCATGCTGGACATCGATCATTTCAAAAAAGTCAACGACACCTACGGACACCAGCGGGGCGATCTCATCCTTAAAGTCGTGGCGGACCTGCTCATGTCCAAAATGCGCGAATACGATTTGGCGGCCCGCTTCGGCGGGGAGGAATTTGCCCTGGTCTTGCCGGAAACCACACTGAAGCAAGGCGTCGAAGCGGCCGAGCGTCTGCGTCTGGCCTGCAGTGAGCTCTTATTCCCCGACGAACTGTCCGAACTTGAACTGACCATCAGTTTGGGGGTGGCCGCCTTTCCTCATCCCGACATCCACACCCTTGACGACCTGATCCGCGAAGCAGACTACGCCCTTTATCGCGCCAAGCGCACCGGCCGCAACCGTGTTTCGGTGCATGGCGACTGTCCGTCACCGCAGGCGGATGTCGCCTCGGTCTGA
- a CDS encoding MerR family transcriptional regulator encodes MSLVKTWYSPESAADKFGVGKAAVLEWVDEGLVRCEREGGKVSFVNIDDVRLQVEAMVRKQEK; translated from the coding sequence ATGTCTCTGGTCAAGACCTGGTATTCGCCGGAATCGGCGGCAGACAAGTTCGGCGTGGGCAAAGCCGCCGTTCTCGAGTGGGTGGATGAAGGACTGGTACGCTGCGAGCGCGAAGGAGGCAAGGTTTCTTTCGTGAATATCGACGATGTCAGGCTGCAGGTGGAAGCGATGGTGCGCAAGCAGGAAAAATGA
- a CDS encoding 3-deoxy-7-phosphoheptulonate synthase, with translation MKRTNNLRIRGLTPIISPADLKQVFPLSEKMADFVSSSREQLTDILNNRDNRLMVVVGPCSIHDPRAALEYAQKLAVLARELKDQLLLVMRVYFEKPRTTIGWKGLINDPDLNGTHQISKGLGVARGLLSNITELGLPIACEMLDPITPNYLSDLISWGAIGARTTESQTHREMASGLSFPVGFKNGTDGSLQIAIDAMGAARHPHSFLGINNEGHNAIVKTVGNPDVHIVLRGGNDKPNYHAADIARTEQMLEKVGLNKAIMVDCSHANSQKDHERQEAVLQDVMEQIAQGNQSIFALMIESCLESGNQPIAPLIDLRYGVSITDKCVDWATTERMLRQAAARLQACGGRPT, from the coding sequence ATGAAACGCACCAACAATCTCCGCATCCGCGGCCTGACCCCCATCATTTCACCCGCGGACCTGAAGCAGGTATTCCCTCTATCCGAAAAAATGGCTGACTTTGTCAGCTCTTCCCGGGAGCAGCTCACCGACATCCTAAACAACCGCGACAACCGTCTGATGGTGGTTGTTGGCCCCTGCTCCATTCACGATCCTCGGGCCGCGCTTGAATATGCTCAGAAGCTGGCCGTGCTTGCCCGCGAACTGAAAGACCAGCTTCTGCTGGTCATGCGGGTTTATTTTGAAAAACCGCGCACGACCATCGGCTGGAAAGGGCTGATCAACGACCCCGACCTCAACGGCACCCATCAGATTTCCAAGGGATTGGGGGTCGCTCGCGGCCTCCTGTCCAATATTACGGAACTGGGCCTGCCCATAGCCTGCGAAATGCTCGACCCCATCACGCCCAACTATCTGTCCGACCTGATCAGCTGGGGGGCCATCGGCGCCCGCACTACCGAGTCACAGACTCACCGTGAAATGGCCAGCGGGCTCTCCTTCCCCGTCGGCTTCAAGAATGGCACCGACGGCAGTCTGCAGATTGCCATCGACGCGATGGGCGCCGCCCGTCATCCTCACAGCTTTCTGGGCATCAACAACGAAGGGCATAACGCCATCGTCAAAACGGTCGGCAACCCTGACGTCCACATTGTGCTGCGCGGCGGCAATGACAAGCCCAACTACCATGCAGCAGACATCGCCCGCACCGAACAGATGCTGGAAAAAGTCGGCCTTAACAAGGCAATCATGGTCGACTGCAGCCATGCCAACTCACAGAAAGACCATGAGCGCCAGGAGGCCGTGCTGCAGGACGTCATGGAACAGATCGCCCAGGGCAACCAGTCCATCTTCGCCCTCATGATTGAAAGCTGCCTTGAATCGGGCAATCAGCCCATCGCTCCCCTGATTGACCTGCGTTATGGCGTCTCCATCACCGACAAGTGCGTGGACTGGGCTACCACCGAACGAATGCTGCGTCAGGCCGCCGCAAGACTGCAGGCCTGCGGAGGCCGCCCGACCTAA
- a CDS encoding YggT family protein produces MILREIVLAVAQVVDLAFSIYIFIVIARALVSWVNPDPYNPIVRFLHNATDPVLSRMQRVLPLSFGGIDFTPIVLLVGLSFVQRILKALLLQLAYSF; encoded by the coding sequence ATGATTCTTCGCGAAATTGTGTTGGCGGTCGCCCAGGTAGTGGACCTGGCCTTCAGCATCTATATATTCATTGTTATCGCTCGGGCCCTTGTCTCCTGGGTGAATCCCGACCCCTACAATCCCATCGTCCGCTTCCTGCACAATGCCACCGACCCGGTGCTGTCAAGAATGCAACGGGTGTTGCCCCTGAGTTTCGGCGGTATTGATTTCACACCGATTGTGCTTCTTGTCGGGCTTTCCTTTGTACAGCGTATCCTGAAGGCCCTCTTGCTTCAGCTGGCTTACAGCTTCTGA
- a CDS encoding DivIVA domain-containing protein, with protein sequence MRITPMEIHQQQFKTRLLGYDTAGVDQFLEQVADELERIHKQNHELKEELARTRSALNEMRQREAMLKETLLTTQRMTEDIKANARKEAEVMIADAEIKAEAILRSAEDRRVQLIGEIQEVKRQKISFESSLRALVESHMRLLDLEVVQVRHETRDDRLLQENLPLEKTDSGPER encoded by the coding sequence ATGCGCATCACTCCCATGGAGATCCACCAGCAGCAGTTCAAGACCCGACTTCTCGGGTATGACACCGCCGGGGTTGACCAGTTCCTCGAACAGGTGGCCGACGAGCTGGAGAGGATTCACAAACAGAATCATGAGCTCAAGGAAGAGCTGGCCCGTACCCGCTCCGCTCTCAACGAAATGCGGCAGCGCGAGGCCATGCTCAAGGAAACCCTGCTGACGACGCAGCGCATGACCGAAGATATCAAAGCCAACGCCCGTAAGGAGGCGGAGGTTATGATCGCCGATGCGGAGATCAAGGCCGAGGCCATTTTACGGTCTGCTGAAGATCGCCGCGTCCAGCTGATCGGTGAGATTCAGGAAGTCAAGCGGCAGAAGATCTCCTTCGAGAGCAGCCTGCGGGCCCTGGTGGAGAGTCACATGCGCCTGCTCGACCTGGAGGTGGTGCAGGTCCGCCATGAAACCAGGGATGATCGCCTCCTGCAGGAGAATCTGCCCCTGGAGAAGACCGACTCTGGCCCAGAACGTTAG
- a CDS encoding DUF167 domain-containing protein — protein MFAFLHGAPGGVTIDLWVQPRASRNEIVGPQGEELKVKLTSPPVEGAANRLCCEFFAKTFGVPKGCVRLVGGEKSRHKRLLIEGVRRADVEDVLRNLF, from the coding sequence ATGTTCGCGTTTCTACACGGTGCCCCCGGTGGAGTGACGATTGATCTTTGGGTGCAGCCCCGCGCCAGCCGTAATGAAATTGTCGGTCCGCAGGGCGAGGAGTTGAAAGTCAAGTTGACCTCGCCCCCCGTGGAAGGTGCCGCCAACAGACTGTGCTGCGAGTTTTTTGCCAAGACTTTCGGGGTCCCTAAGGGTTGCGTGCGCCTGGTTGGCGGCGAGAAGTCCCGCCACAAGCGTCTGCTGATCGAAGGTGTCCGGCGGGCCGATGTGGAAGACGTCCTCAGGAATCTGTTCTAG
- a CDS encoding zinc ribbon domain-containing protein: MPVYEYACEKCGQIFEAMQKFSDAPLTECRSCGGPVKKLISQTAFALRGGGWYEQGYAGGASAPACSSAGSGGGCAGCPKAANE; this comes from the coding sequence ATGCCCGTGTACGAATATGCCTGTGAGAAATGTGGTCAGATCTTTGAAGCCATGCAGAAATTTTCCGATGCGCCCCTGACGGAGTGCCGCTCCTGCGGCGGTCCGGTGAAAAAGCTCATTTCGCAGACGGCTTTTGCCCTCAGGGGTGGCGGCTGGTACGAGCAGGGCTATGCGGGGGGTGCCAGCGCCCCGGCCTGCAGCAGCGCCGGCAGTGGCGGCGGCTGCGCCGGCTGCCCTAAGGCGGCCAACGAATAA
- a CDS encoding diguanylate cyclase, with protein sequence MTATSLVIGSSHKDNRTLLDKIQGTAAFSHIWKEKDVNRAISSVRTRPVDMIFYDVIDPARETYAWIHQLYADQKGCDVPVFLFARAGAEDEKIRGLEAGACDFLSFDTSAKELAARIRTHLEKKQQLTLLRQAKEDLEKQATTDGLTGLFNRRFFQRALEAEVARSSRLNQAFSLLLADIDHFKQINDLFGHLAGDAALKAIAGAIESSIRLSDTACRFGGEEFALIMPGTCGESAFHVAERLRRKIARLRIPELQEHPLTVSIGIRPVPAGDITDTTQVLAEADEALYTAKRHGRNRTEVHERLSPEGTDWSGTLSLPATQQA encoded by the coding sequence ATGACAGCCACAAGCCTCGTGATAGGATCTTCACATAAAGATAACCGCACCCTGCTGGACAAGATCCAGGGAACTGCGGCCTTCAGTCATATCTGGAAGGAAAAGGACGTCAACCGGGCCATCAGCAGCGTCAGGACGCGCCCGGTCGACATGATCTTCTATGATGTCATCGATCCCGCTCGCGAAACATACGCCTGGATTCATCAGCTCTATGCCGACCAGAAGGGGTGCGACGTTCCGGTTTTTCTCTTTGCACGAGCCGGCGCGGAAGATGAAAAAATTCGTGGGCTGGAAGCCGGTGCCTGCGATTTTCTCAGCTTTGACACCTCGGCAAAAGAACTGGCCGCCCGCATTCGAACCCACCTTGAAAAGAAACAGCAGCTCACCCTCTTGCGGCAGGCCAAAGAAGACCTGGAAAAGCAGGCGACTACGGATGGCCTGACCGGGTTATTCAACCGCCGTTTCTTTCAAAGAGCCTTGGAGGCGGAAGTCGCCCGCAGCAGCCGCCTGAATCAAGCCTTCTCCCTACTCCTGGCCGACATTGACCACTTCAAGCAGATCAACGATCTCTTCGGGCATCTGGCAGGTGACGCCGCCCTTAAAGCCATCGCCGGAGCCATCGAGAGCAGCATTCGTCTTTCGGATACGGCCTGCCGTTTCGGTGGTGAAGAATTTGCCCTCATCATGCCGGGAACCTGCGGAGAGAGCGCCTTCCATGTGGCTGAACGGTTACGCCGAAAGATTGCCCGCCTGCGAATTCCAGAACTTCAGGAACACCCCCTGACGGTGAGCATCGGCATCCGTCCTGTCCCGGCAGGAGACATCACCGACACCACCCAGGTTCTGGCCGAAGCCGATGAAGCTCTTTATACGGCCAAGCGCCATGGCCGCAATCGCACCGAAGTTCATGAAAGGCTCAGCCCCGAGGGAACAGACTGGTCGGGGACCCTCTCCTTGCCGGCGACACAGCAGGCCTGA
- the folD gene encoding bifunctional methylenetetrahydrofolate dehydrogenase/methenyltetrahydrofolate cyclohydrolase FolD: protein MDKIIDGKAIAASLRKAIAADTAQLIARGTTPGLAVVLVGEDPASRVYVTMKEKACADAGIYSDEHKLPAETTEAQLLALIEELNRDKRIDGILVQLPLPAHIDENKVLEAIAPAKDVDGFHPYNVGRLVTGNPLFRPCTPYGVMKMLEATGVDLAGKEVVVVGRSNIVGKPVALMCLAEHATVTICHSRTRDLADKVRAADVVIAAVGRPEMVKGDWIKEGAVVIDVGVNRVGEKKLVGDVDFAAARERASAITPVPGGVGPMTITMLLYNTVESAKRRAAGQ from the coding sequence GTGGACAAAATTATTGATGGAAAAGCGATTGCGGCCAGTCTCAGGAAGGCCATTGCCGCCGACACGGCTCAACTCATCGCCCGGGGAACGACGCCTGGGCTGGCTGTCGTTCTGGTAGGCGAGGATCCTGCCAGCCGGGTCTATGTCACTATGAAAGAGAAGGCCTGCGCCGATGCGGGTATCTACTCGGATGAACACAAACTGCCGGCGGAGACGACCGAGGCCCAGTTGCTGGCGCTGATCGAGGAGCTGAACCGGGACAAGCGCATCGACGGCATTCTGGTGCAGCTACCCCTGCCGGCCCACATTGACGAGAACAAGGTCCTTGAAGCCATTGCGCCAGCCAAGGATGTCGATGGTTTTCATCCCTACAACGTCGGCCGCCTGGTGACGGGCAACCCCCTCTTTCGGCCCTGCACCCCCTATGGGGTCATGAAGATGCTGGAAGCCACCGGCGTCGACCTGGCCGGCAAAGAGGTGGTCGTGGTGGGGCGCTCCAATATCGTCGGCAAGCCCGTGGCCCTCATGTGCCTGGCCGAGCATGCCACGGTGACTATCTGCCATTCACGCACCCGTGACCTGGCCGACAAGGTGCGGGCCGCCGACGTGGTTATTGCCGCCGTCGGCCGGCCGGAAATGGTCAAGGGGGACTGGATCAAGGAGGGCGCCGTGGTCATCGATGTCGGCGTCAACCGGGTCGGCGAAAAGAAGCTGGTCGGCGACGTCGATTTCGCCGCCGCCCGCGAGCGGGCCAGCGCCATCACGCCGGTACCGGGCGGGGTGGGGCCCATGACCATCACCATGCTGCTGTACAACACGGTGGAAAGCGCCAAACGGCGCGCCGCCGGCCAATAG
- a CDS encoding methylenetetrahydrofolate reductase C-terminal domain-containing protein: MIISQQKNREELLHNLEGKKRLFLVGCGACATACKSGGEEEVFQLQEWLASVGREVTGSVIIDEACHIMRAARDLRHHRDAVAEADALVVLACGAGVQSISTNTDKRVIAGLDSLFLGNIRRLGQYEEKCSLCGECILNETAGICPVTTCAKGLLNGPCGGMEEGRCEADREVDCAWHSIYERLKKQGRQGVFARPVPPKNWGKLRKPGRLKLG, from the coding sequence ATGATCATCAGTCAGCAGAAAAACCGCGAAGAGCTGCTGCATAACCTGGAGGGGAAGAAGCGGCTCTTCCTCGTCGGTTGCGGCGCCTGCGCCACCGCCTGCAAGTCGGGTGGTGAGGAGGAGGTCTTCCAGCTGCAGGAGTGGCTGGCCTCCGTGGGGCGCGAGGTGACCGGCAGCGTGATCATCGACGAGGCCTGTCATATCATGCGCGCGGCTCGCGACCTGCGTCATCACCGCGACGCCGTGGCTGAGGCGGACGCCCTGGTGGTACTCGCCTGTGGCGCCGGTGTGCAATCCATCTCGACCAACACCGACAAACGGGTCATCGCCGGTCTCGATTCCCTCTTTCTCGGTAACATCCGTCGTTTGGGACAGTATGAAGAGAAGTGTTCCCTCTGCGGCGAGTGCATCCTCAACGAAACGGCGGGTATCTGCCCGGTGACCACCTGTGCCAAGGGGCTGCTCAACGGGCCCTGTGGCGGCATGGAGGAGGGACGCTGCGAGGCGGATCGGGAGGTGGACTGCGCCTGGCACAGCATCTACGAGCGATTGAAGAAACAGGGGCGCCAGGGGGTCTTTGCCCGTCCCGTGCCGCCCAAAAACTGGGGAAAGCTGCGCAAGCCCGGGCGGTTGAAACTGGGCTGA
- a CDS encoding methylenetetrahydrofolate reductase, with the protein MSQLQNELSQHRFVVTTEIAPPKGVDLSAALAKARSLQGITAVNVTDNQGANMRLSPLVLAARMLEAGIDPILQLTCRDRNRLALQSDLLGAAALGIENVLLLSGDHMRFGDHPQGRAVFDLDSVQLLQAVAHLNQGWDMAGRKLQGTPSFFAGAAVSPAAEPFELMFQKYRKKVEGGARFFQTQAVFAEDKLHRFMEAARPVGVPVLLGVLLLKNAAVARFLNANIPGVQVPPELVDRLEQAADPLTEGVAIARRQVALAREICQGVHIMSLGHEELIPAMLA; encoded by the coding sequence ATGTCGCAGCTTCAAAATGAGTTAAGCCAGCACCGTTTTGTGGTCACCACGGAGATCGCGCCCCCCAAAGGGGTGGACCTGTCGGCGGCGCTGGCCAAGGCCCGCTCGCTGCAAGGCATTACGGCGGTGAATGTGACGGATAACCAGGGCGCCAATATGCGTCTGTCCCCCCTGGTGCTGGCCGCCCGAATGCTGGAGGCCGGTATCGATCCGATTCTGCAGCTGACCTGCCGTGATCGCAACCGGCTCGCCCTGCAATCGGATCTGCTCGGCGCGGCGGCCCTGGGGATTGAGAATGTCCTCCTTCTTTCCGGCGACCATATGCGCTTCGGTGACCATCCGCAGGGTAGGGCGGTCTTCGATCTCGATTCCGTGCAGCTGCTGCAGGCGGTGGCCCACCTGAATCAGGGTTGGGATATGGCCGGTCGGAAGCTGCAGGGCACGCCCAGCTTCTTTGCCGGGGCGGCGGTATCCCCGGCGGCCGAGCCCTTTGAACTGATGTTCCAGAAATATCGGAAGAAGGTCGAGGGCGGGGCCCGGTTCTTTCAGACCCAGGCGGTTTTCGCGGAAGACAAACTGCACCGCTTCATGGAAGCCGCCCGCCCTGTGGGCGTTCCCGTGCTGCTGGGTGTGCTGCTGCTGAAGAATGCCGCGGTCGCCCGTTTTCTCAACGCCAACATTCCCGGCGTGCAGGTGCCGCCAGAGCTGGTGGACCGCCTGGAGCAGGCGGCGGATCCCCTGACTGAAGGAGTCGCCATTGCTCGTCGCCAGGTCGCCCTGGCGCGGGAGATCTGCCAGGGGGTTCATATCATGAGCCTGGGTCATGAAGAGCTGATCCCGGCCATGCTGGCCTGA